Sequence from the Helianthus annuus cultivar XRQ/B chromosome 13, HanXRQr2.0-SUNRISE, whole genome shotgun sequence genome:
AATTGTCTAAATTGAAACTAAACTTAAACGTGCAATATAAAGTTTTAGTTGAAGTTTACTTTTAAGAGGAACGGTACAGTAATACTATGCATTATTTGCCTAAaatcaatcatctttccaaataATCCTATAAATATAACATGGAATAATACAATGCAAcataaatcatttcaatttaactGCTGATAAACACCACAAAACTACTAACCTGTAATAAATATAGATTCTGCAAGACTAAAAATCAAAGTGGGGATTGCATAAGTATATACCCAGAAAAGCTACAAATCAAGAAATGAAATTCCAAATTAGGTTTAAAAAGTAAGTGGTCTCAACATATCTTTTCCTCCATCTCTTGCTTCTGCTATGCTTTTCCACATATATGATCCAAATTCAGTTATTTACACCCTTCAAATCCCATAACATTTTCCCTTTTAACACTTGAACCTACCCTTGTATATAAGGTTCACGATTAGATGCTTGCCAATGGTGGATACATTGAAAGAATGAAACCTCATCATAGTTgctatttataaaaaatatataaaagaataaGAGAAATTGTTTTGACTTGATAAATTTCGTATAGTTGTTCCTGCTATTGAGATACAGATACATTATTTAGTAAAATAGTATACTTGATTCCAAACATTAATTTCATGCATACCTCTTAAGCTCCAACATAAATGATTGTCTACAACAAACATAGAGTACATTTGGATAAGAACCTAAAATAATAGTAACTCGTTAGAGTCAAACAAATACTATCTAACTAATTTCGTTGATATGGCATATAATTGATTGAATTGATCTTACCAAAATACGTCTCATGATTAGAGCAGAAAACAGGTATTAGATCACAGATAATATTCGATGTAGAACATAACTCAATGCAAATCTCAAAACCCTAATATAAAATCATATTAACCAattaaacacaaaaaaaaaaaaaaatagagggATTATGATGGAATCATGGAATAGATGCAATCAAAAACATGATTGACAAAGATAAACAAACCTTAAACCACAAGAAGGTTTAATCAATTGGGATTTGATTATGATTTTCATAGCATCAACGGGTGTTAAAAAAGATGAAAAGAACAAACTGGCAAAGTTTTAGGGATTTAATTAGATAGATAGTTGTATAATGATAATTCAATTTCTtattaaatttttaaattttaaaaatattataaCATGGTAGATCTTACATAATGATAATTCAATTTCTTatcaaatttttaaattttaaaaatattataaCATGGTAGATCGAAGTTTGAAGTTAATTCATTATCAATTTTTTTAttctattattataatattattttatataagaTTACGTTGAACCATCCATAGTTAACTTATTATCAATTTTTTATTCTATTATTATAATACTTTTAAATAAGATTACGTTGACACATCAATAGTTAATTTATTATCAAATTTTCAttctattattataatatttttattatcaatataaTAGTTTTATCAGTTATGATATATTACctaaataatattaaatttattATTATCGATTCCTTCTTATCCATGGGCGGAAAAACTAAAGAGAGAGGCCCTCAGAATGTGCCATGTGTCCCataattggtttcttttattatatgtatagatattttatattctttttatttagttattgcaaccggtatTTTACTATAATATTTTTCTACGAAGAACGAGAGTcttgttattatatattttgtaattatactTTATAAAAAATAAACCTACTTCCTAGATTAGTTCCTAGATTAGTTACATGTTTTCCTTAATTCATGTAAATCCTATCACATCAACCTAAAAATCATGTATTACACAAAACACTACTCGTAAATATGTACTTTTATTAATATAAGATCATCACGCATATGTTATGCtgataaaaaataatagaaaccGAGTTGGGTTCGCTTAAGCTCACTTTTAGTTAGGGTTGGCAATAGATTATCTGTATAAGATACAATTAAAATTGTTTACTAAAAAGTATACTATtagtttttactttttttaaaaataaatagaaTTAGGCGGCTACGATCTATCATTTCTTCTCCTTGGTACCTAAAACATACAACTGTGTTATTAACATTAGATATAACGTAATTAAACAAGTTGTATTCATCTTTAATAATTGTGTTATTCGCGTCGTCCGATACCTGTTAAACTTGATAAGACACGATTTGTCAACCCTACTTTTAGGCTTAATCTTCGGAAAACGAGTATCTATTATGAATCCATAACTTCAAGACTCATTTAAACACACAAATAATATAAATAGAGATTGGTGTTGTTTGAATAAGTTATTTTCTACTGACTATGATACTCCAGAGGTCTTTATCAAGACAGTGTTATGTAGCATTCTCAACTTATCAAAGAATGAATTATCATGGTGCCTGCAGACAAAAAATGGTTTACATGACCACTTTAGTGCCTGAGTTGGGTAGTTTGAATTCGCGCCGACTCTTGGTGTCCAAACGTATTAACTTATTATGAGATAAGACCGTTGTCATGCCGTAGGTTGAAAGAAATGAGTGAGATCTATTTTGAAGTTTCTCGATTACCGGAGAGTGGTGGCTCTGGCTTGTGGAGGTGGAGATGGTCTAAGTCCTCTTTAAATGCGTTTGAAGCGACTGATTTGGAGGATTGCCAGAGATCGCTTTGCGGATTCAGTCTTTCAGCTGGGGCGGACAAGTGGAGATGGATTCCGGAGTCTACAGGCCTTTTCTCCACTGCTTCGGTTAAAGCTTTAGCTGTGGAGACCGATATTGCCAATATCAGTGTTTGGAAATGGAAAGGTGGCTGGATCCCTTCGAAGTGTAAGATTTTTGTTTGGAGATCGGTTCTCGACCGTATTCCAACGAGGAGGGCTTTAGTTAGGAGGAACGTCCAGATAGATTCGGAAGATTGCCTTTTTGCGGAGAAGCTCCCGAAACGGTGGACCATATCTTTTCGGTGTGCAAGGTATCGTCTGCTGTTTGGCACAGATTAAGTGCTTGGGCCAAGATACCTCCAATCTTTGCCTTTGCATTCAAGGATTTGTTAGTTTGTCATAAAGGGGACGGTGTGGGAAAAAAGCTAAAGAAATTGTTCGGGGGCTCATCGTGGTGACATGTTGGTGTATTTAGAAAGCTAGGAACGCTAAAATTTTCTCAAACGGAAGAGGTAATAGTGACGAGATCTTCGGGGAGGTTAAATCTCTAGGTTTCCTTTGGTTAAAATGTAGATCCAAGCATAAGAACATTGTTTGGAGTGATTGGTGTAATTATCCTATGTATATGTTGTAGTTGTTTCAGTGTGGGTCTGCGTTTTTTTGGCGAGGCCAGCCGGTGTTAATGAAATTTTCctttaaaaaaaatctattttgaagtTTCATTACAAATGATTGCCTCTTGCGCTTATAATAAGCTAGAATTGCATCGTTAATTAAGAAGATAAAAATGATTACCCTCTAATGTCTTAATGATGTTGTCTaaattatacatatttttatataaatattcctACACTTTTGAGCAAATTTAGGATTGTTTGCATTAAATTCTACTAGTATTTGGTTCATAGTTGAATTTTATAGATTTCAAATGAAAACGAGCCAAAATAATTTACATTTCATCAAATCTCTTAATATttgtatataattttttttaaaggccAACAAATTTTATTCAACTTGGGCTAACAAAAGTTAGACCACACCAGAAACAAGGTAACTAACAATTACAAATCCATACTATATGTGTCCATATTACACCGTTGAACCCATGTCACCGAATGTCTCTTTGCCCTGTTCTTAAACCAAAGGAATCCCAACTGTCGAATTTCTTGCTTCAGCCCTTCAAAATTCGGTTCCTTGTCCTTGAATACCCTGTCGTTTCTACACCTCCAAATTCCCCATAAAGCCACCAATATAATCAGCTGGAGAAGTTGTTTCCATCTTCGGCTCCCACGGACGTTTTTGTGAAGGTTAATAATATCCTTAACGGTGAAGGCGAATAACCTCAGACATCTTGTCCAATCCGCAATGAAATCCCATACTGCTAGAGCTAATTGACAACCAACAAACAGGTGGTCTACGGTTTCCTCTTCCTCGCCACACATCTTACAAGTGTATGAATCCAGGCGAACGTTTCTTCTTCTTAAACCCTCCATGGTCGGTACACGCCCCAAGTTAATCCTCCAAGCAAGAAAATTAATCTTGACCAGTACCCAATTATTCCACTCGAAACATACGCCTTGCCCCGTGTTACCCGACTACTCCAACCGCTTTCTAAGACTCCTAACCGAGAAAACTCTTGATGTTTCAAGGTCCCATGCCCACACATCCTTGCCGTCCCTAATATCGACCAACATGAGCAATGATGTTATGTCGTCAAGCTGGTAGATCACATCTTCAGTTTGCGGGTTACGATTCCAATGAAATTTTATTGTTATGAAATCGTGAGTCACTTGTATTCTATCCTGAACCTGGACATTTTTGTCATGTTCCAGCTGGTATAAAATATTGAACCTTTTGTATAGTGGTTCATCCAGGAGCCAACAATCCTTCCAGAATGCTATGGTTTCCCCATCTCCTACTGATCCTTTGAACATTCTGCCAAAACTATCCCATAATCTTGTAGATCTGTGCTTACCTTATTAACCTGCTTCCATGGGCCACTAGACGTGAGCCTACATGGAATAAAATTCAAGGATTTTGAAGTGTTATGTATGCTCCATATAACCTTACGCCACAAACTATCCCTATCAATCTTGAATCGCCACCACCACTTTGCTAACATAGCCAAGTTAGCCTCCGTTAGTGACTCGATGCCCACCCCGCCATATTCCTTTGTGTTGGTCACATTTTTCCATTTCACCCAACTGATCTTGTCTTTTTTCCGGACTTGCACCCCATAGAATATCCTTGCGAATTTTTTCGAGATGTTTTATAACCTGCATAGGAGCCCTGAATATGAAGAAATAGTACGTAGGGAGTGCATTTAGAACCGACTTAATTAAGGTGAGTTTGCCTCCGAATGATAATGACCTTGCTTTCCATGCCGATAACCTATTGTTGAAAACGTCAATTATCGGCTTCCAATGTTTCACTAAATTCATGTTTGCTCCAACCTGCAGCCCCAAGTGTATGAAAGAGAACCTCCCCACTTTACACCTTAGAATATTTACCATCTCTTGGGTATTCACCTCGCTCACCCCGACACCAAATAAACTCCTCTTCGTGAGATTGACTCGCAACCCGGAAGCGAGATAAAAGCAGGGGAGAATTCtgtttaattttttttgcatTAGGTAAAGCCCACTCGCCCAGAAACACTGCGTCATCTGCATAAAAGAAGTGTGATAAAGCTTGCCCGTTTTGGGGACACGATATCCCTTTGTATAACCCGACTTCACACGCCTCTTTCATAACCCCACTCAAAGATTCCATCACAATTAGGAATAAGAAAGGGGATAGAGGATCCCCTTGTCTTAGCCCTCTGTAACAATTAAATTCCCATGTGGGGGACCCATTCACTAGAACCGATGCACGTGCCGAAGTAACCATGGCTAAGACCCATCTCCTCCATTGTAACGGAAAATACATCTGAGCCATAATGGATGTCAAGAAGTCCCAATTCACAGAATCGTAGGCCTTCTCTATATCCACCTTTTTGATAAAACCCGCCTTATTACTTCTTTTCAACCAAGGAGTAATTTCGTTTAAAACTAGCGGCCCATCTAAAATGCTTCTATTTGCCAAGAAAGCGGTCTGCTCTTCTGAAATCAAACCTTGCATCACAGGTTTTAGGCGACTTGCCAAGACCTTAGAAATCACTTTGTTTATGCACCCTATCAGGCTTATGGGCCTGTAGTCGTGTAAGCCCTTAGGGTCGTTACACTTGGGAATTAATGCTAGGAATGAGGATGTGCACCCTTCGTTTAAACATGCACTATAATAGAATTCCTCAAACACTTTCAAAAAGTCATGTTGCAACAAACCCCAACATCGTTTCAGGAACCGAAAGTTGATACCGTCCGGGCCCAGGGCTTTGTCTCCACCGTAGTCCCAGATTGCCTTTTTAATTTCGTCCAAAGAGAAGGGTTCTATCAACGCTAAAGCCTCCGAATTTGATATAGCATTTAACTTCAGGCATACCAGGCCTGGTCGAGTGTCGCGAGGTTCCATGAACTTTCATGCGAAAAACAAACAGATTGCATCCTTGACTAGAGATGGTGTTGTGACCCATTCCCCATCAATATTGATCCCATGTATCCGATTATTACTCGAGTTCGCCTTCACAACCCCATGAAAATAAGCGGTATTTTCATCTCCTTCAACTGCCCCCACCTAACCCTGGACTTCTGTTGTAGGTCCATGGTTTTACTTCTGTCCATCTCAGCGATGAATGCTTTGTACTCTGCCCTCAACTCTAGTTCCTGGTCTGTTAATCGCTTTCTTCAACCTCCAATTCCAAATTTTCTAACAGTGCTAGCTTTGAAACATAATCGTTATCTCTAGACTCTTTATATTCCATGACCCAATTTTTAATTTTGAACTTGACCCATTTCAATTATTGTGCCAACCTTAAATCTGCAGGACCATTAAACCGAAACCCCAAACATAATTGCTCAACGTACTCCGTAATACCCAGCATTTCCAGCCATGAGTTGAAAATTCTACACGGGATGGGTCCGAACTCTGTCTCATTGAGCGACAGAAGGATAGGACAATGGTCTGAAACAACGTTAGACAGAGCTACCAACGACGTGTCCGACCACTTATACATGAATTCCCGACATACGAGGTATCGATCAAGTTTGCTCATCTCAATTCCATTATCAGTGCGATAAGTATATTTCCTTCCACCCATCTGGTACTCCACCAACTCTGCTGATTGAATAATTTGGTTGAAATATAGTGCATTCGAGGCCACGAACTCTGTATTGAATCTTACCGAGGCATCGCGTACATCATTAAAATCCCCTACCATAACCCACATCCCCGGTATCGATCTTCTGAAAAAAAGAATTTCCAACCAAAGTGCACGTCTTGCTAACGGTTCGTTGAAGGCATAAATGTTAACGACATTTAGAACCTCCCCTTAGTGTCGGACTTCCCCAGTTATAATAAAAAATCTTAGCCTTTTAACTACATTTATCTTTCTGAAAATAGATGGATCCCAAAGGCTCAAGAGTCCACCCGATGCACCCACGGCTTCCACCCCTTTTGCTTCGAAACACATCTACCCCATAATTTATTGATACTAAAATTAGAGAAATCCCCCAATTTAGTCTCCTGTATGGCTAAAAAAATTTACCCTATGAGATGTTTTTAAACCCCTCACCTAATCCACCTTCCTTTGGTCCCTGACCCCCCTTAAATTGACTGAAAAGAAATTCATTGTTGACCATAATTTTCACCTTCACCACTAATTACTTCACATACCTGATTGTTGAACCCATTAACTTTGAAACCCAGTTTGGTACCAACCTTTACAGTAGCAGACACTTCTTTTGCAATTTCTATTGAGCCTGCTCAGAAGTTTTAGCGTTCTAACCTCCTTCAGACCTGCCCACATAATCCTGCTTATCGAGCATCTGATTTCCAATTGAATCCTCCAATTCATCGTTCATGTTTGCTTCAGACATAAGGACCTCATTTATCTGACCATTGAAACCAAATGAGTTACTTAAGTCAAACGAATGGACCCCCTCTTCCATGAAATCAGGGTAGTTAGACCCATTTACTTCTTTAATTGGACTAGAGGAATCTGGGCTATTgtcgcgacccccgacccaccctggacggaatcgggagccgcgagcagcccagtggtacccgtggtatctgatttatgcggcagctgaagtcttttattacaggatcttttcaccgtaaaaatgctcgtttaatatattatacaaagttttagggataaattcccataatttaccATAAGTTGATTTCACCCAGAAAtcattatttttcaaaacatgttttatttatttattcacactgagccacttctctgagcttgtagtgctttactgcacttttcctggatcacacagatcacctgaaacatgtttgaaaaaggttttgtcagcggggaaatcttgagtgaatcattctgttttctaaaacgacccgttagttataaatttcagtattaaggggaattacaatgtttctgatatcaaaccaactacccacagtatttgtcactcgaccaaccattggctagcccatttgtccaatggtgtctgtgactgtggtcagatcaccccttggccacccgtttgtccaagtgtgacgggaaataagtaatgtatacaaaaccccacataccggctgtaatatggtgattacatagacttaatccctgtaattataacctttgaaaataacttggagttttgtaaacttactcacaaactatgagaaaatagtttaaaaagaagaatgactcacattgcagattaacgagcaagatataagcctactgattagccttgattaaacctaatttaacataatgcacacacaggcaggttagtaactaatacagcagttacgtcaattcacgagattaaaccctcacaacgattaatcagtgcaatactcgataattcaatcggattcacaacgaataacagagcatagtccgaattcgaacaacactctaatattcaagtcgaaatcacgacgaataatcaaagtacaagctcaatttgagcagcactcggacaatcgttggatagttataatcgatcagacgttgaatcgtaatagcgatcgagttattaccctgattgcggcagcacttcgagTTTAGTGTGTGGTGTGTATTGTTTCAGTGATATCTCCGTGTGTAAACGGAATTTGGACGTCGAATTATCACAGAATTTCAAGTGCcaacatcccctatttatatctgaaaaatgcactccctcgcgccacgcgaaggattTCCTTGCgcgtgtcgcgtggcgcgagagacccTAGTCTAGCATAGGGTGTGTTCGTGTACaggtagcttgggtgagttggtTTCGACTGAAAACTTAGCTCCCACGAAAAACTGttaagatattaccaactagggtttaccccccctgagttttaggggccctgatcctgattccgattgttatgaaaattttagggtttatgcggaatcacttgggtgtttcaattagggttttcttattgcctaattatcatcctaattattgattttcgtgacagttgttac
This genomic interval carries:
- the LOC110901197 gene encoding uncharacterized protein LOC110901197, which gives rise to MEGLRRRNVRLDSYTCKMCGEEEETVDHLFVGCQLALAVWDFIADWTRCLRLFAFTVKDIINLHKNVRGSRRWKQLLQLIILVALWGIWRCRNDRVFKDKEPNFEGLKQEIRQLGFLWFKNRAKRHSVTWVQRCNMDTYSMDL